One Nicotiana tomentosiformis chromosome 4, ASM39032v3, whole genome shotgun sequence genomic window carries:
- the LOC104118291 gene encoding protein PIGMENT DEFECTIVE 338, chloroplastic, with the protein MPIFLLPCKSFSILNPILPLNTSVIYNTATKFSIFSTPPKYPLVKTPKFSKNLSSHWNSQISLHTHVSFCSKNEILEEFSTTQLAKVPEIEESEELELLNKPYLKQINNGVGAEIEEEPKKVSKDEVLEPFYKLFKPREESLEQESSDTEDTEQEEEEVHSVEAESKKISVEYYEPKPGDLVVGVVVSGNENKLDVNVGADLLGTMLTKDVLPLYDKEMGYLLCDLEKDAEEFLVRGKMGIVSYDEAIECGESMSGKPVVEPGTVLFAEVLGRTLSGRPLLSTRRLFRRIAWHRVRQIKQLNEPIEVVITEWNTGGLLTRIEGLRAFLPKADLMNRVNSYTELKENVGRRINVLITRINEETNDLILSEKEAWQMLNLQEGVLVEGTVKKLFPFGAQIRIGETNRSGLLHISNVTRGEITSINNLLAVDEKVKVMVVKSMFPDKISLSIAELESEPGLFLKDKEKVFAEAKEMAKKYRQNLRTVSATRKPEPLPTDRLPFEDEESLYANWNWFKFERDTV; encoded by the exons ATGCCAATTTTTCTTCTTCCATGTAAGTCTTTCTCTATACTCAATCCAATTCTGCCCCTCAACACTTCTGTTATTTACAATACTGCCACCAAATTCTCAATTTTTTCCACTCCCCCAAAATACCCACTTGTTAAAACCCCAAAATTTTCCAAGAATTTGTCTTCCCATTGGAATTCTCAAATAAGTTTACATACCCATGTCTCGTTTTGCTCTAAAAATGAAATCTTGGAAGAATTTAGCACTACCCAGTTGGCTAAAGTGCCTGAAATTGAGGAGTCTGAAGAGTTAGAATTGCTTAATAAGCCATACTTAAAGCAGATAAATAATGGGGTTGGTGCAGAAATAGAAGAGGAGCCTAAAAAAGTTAGTAAAGATGAAGTCTTGGAGCCTTTTTACAAGTTATTTAAGCCTAGGGAGGAGTCATTGGAACAAGAAAGTAGTGATACAGAAGATACAGAACAGGAGGAGGAAGAAGTTCATTCAGTTGAAGCAGAAAGTAAGAAGATTAGTGTAGAGTATTACGAACCGAAACCGGGTGATTTGGTGGTAGGTGTTGTGGTTTCAGGCAATGAGAATAAACTTGATGTGAATGTTGGTGCTGACCTTTTGGGTACAATGTTAACTAAGGATGTTTTGCCTTTGTATGACAAAGAGATGGGTTATTTGTTGTGTGATTTGGAGAAGGATGCTGAGGAATTCTTGGTAAGAGGGAAAATGGGAATTGTGAGTTATGATGAGGCAATAGAGTGTGGGGAATCAATGTCAGGGAAGCCTGTTGTGGAGCCTGGGACTGTTCTTTTTGCTGAGGTTCTCGGAAGAACTCTCAGTGGTCGGCCGTTACTGTCGACGAGAAGGCTCTTTAGACGCATTGCTTGGCATCGAGTGAGGCAG ATTAaacaactaaatgaacctattGAGGTGGTGATAACGGAGTGGAACACTGGCGGTCTTCTTACCAGAATAGAG GGCTTACGGGCTTTTCTTCCTAAGGCTGATTTAATGAACAGAGTTAATAGTTATACCGAGCTGAAGGAGAAT GTGGGGCGTCGAATTAATGTGCTTATTACCAGAATAAACGAAGAGACTAATGACTTAATACTTAGTGAGAAGGAAGCTTGG CAAATGTTAAATCTGCAAGAGGGGGTCCTTGTGGAAGGAACAGTGAAAAAGCTTTTTCCCTTTGGCGCGCAGATAAGGATTGGTGAAACAAACCGAAG TGGCTTGCTACACATCTCAAATGTCACCCGAGGCGAGATTACTTCTATCAATAACTTGTTAGCTGTTGATGAGAAGGTGAAAGTTATGGTTGTGAAGTCAATGTTTCCTGACAAAATATCTCTCAG TATTGCTGAACTTGAAAGCGAGCCAGGATTATTTTTAAAGGACAAGGAG AAAGTATTCGCTGAAGCAAAAGAGATGGCGAAGAAGTACAGACAGAACCTACGAACTGTTTCAGCAACAAGAAAACCAGAACCCCTTCCAACCGATAGACTACCTTTCGAAGATGAAGAAAGTCTGTATGCTAATTGGAATTGGTTCAAGTTTGAGAGGGATACCGTATAA